The following are encoded together in the Kribbella sp. CA-293567 genome:
- a CDS encoding ATP-binding cassette domain-containing protein, translated as MISTRELTKDFVVSRTDTVHAVRGISLDVEPGELVAVLGPNGAGKTTTLRMLTTLIAPTSGTAKVAGYDVTADPSQVRRRIGYVGQGNGAGHSQRVRDELHGQGVIYGLDSRAANRRTDELLESLELGELAKRKVSDLSGGQRRRLDVAMGLVHAPGLLFLDEPSTGLDPQNRANLWDHILRMREQHSMTIMLTTHYLDEADSMAERVVVVDHGEVIADDTADALKADLAGDQLVLTVVPGNLAETAQLATKLPGAREIVAEGDRLTVRVADGPSALPDLITAAQQYGVPVVTAQVHRPTLDDVFLNLTGRSLREADSTGKAAA; from the coding sequence GTGATCAGCACCCGAGAGCTCACCAAGGACTTCGTGGTGAGCCGCACCGACACCGTGCACGCGGTCCGCGGCATCAGCCTGGACGTCGAACCGGGTGAGCTCGTCGCCGTGCTCGGCCCGAACGGCGCCGGCAAGACCACCACCCTGCGGATGCTCACTACCCTGATCGCGCCGACCTCCGGCACCGCGAAGGTCGCCGGGTACGACGTCACCGCCGACCCGAGTCAGGTCCGCCGCCGGATCGGGTACGTCGGCCAGGGCAACGGCGCGGGCCACTCGCAACGGGTCCGCGACGAACTGCACGGCCAGGGCGTCATCTACGGTCTCGACTCCCGCGCGGCCAACCGGCGGACCGACGAACTGCTGGAGTCGCTCGAGCTAGGCGAACTGGCCAAGCGCAAGGTGTCCGACCTGTCCGGTGGCCAGCGCCGCCGGCTGGATGTCGCGATGGGGCTCGTGCACGCCCCCGGACTGCTGTTCCTCGACGAGCCGTCCACCGGGCTGGACCCGCAGAACCGGGCCAACCTGTGGGACCACATCCTGCGGATGCGCGAGCAGCACTCGATGACCATCATGCTGACCACGCACTACCTGGACGAGGCGGACTCGATGGCCGAGCGGGTGGTCGTGGTCGACCACGGCGAGGTGATCGCCGACGACACCGCGGACGCGTTGAAGGCCGACCTGGCCGGCGACCAGCTGGTGCTCACCGTTGTCCCCGGCAACCTCGCAGAGACCGCCCAGCTGGCCACGAAGTTGCCGGGAGCAAGAGAAATAGTTGCCGAGGGCGACCGATTGACCGTGCGGGTGGCCGACGGCCCGAGCGCGCTGCCCGACCTGATCACGGCGGCCCAGCAGTACGGCGTACCGGTGGTGACCGCTCAGGTCCACCGGCCGACCCTCGACGACGTCTTCCTCAACCTCACCGGCCGCAGCCTGCGCGAGGCCGACAGCACCGGAAAGGCCGCAGCATGA
- a CDS encoding helix-turn-helix transcriptional regulator, translating into MSETSARLLSLLSLLQARRDWPGALLAERLEVSPRTVRRDVDRLRDLGYPVRASKGPDGGYRLDAGAELPPLLFDDDQAIAVAVALQTATSTVTGIEEGALRALATVRQVMPARLRQRVDALQVTTIDKYADSRRIKVDSDHLIAIGTALRAREVLRFDYASPGASEDEWTPPRKVEPHHLVTWGGRWYLVGWDLDRADWRTFRVDRMLPKTPTGPRFTPRELPAPDISTYISSRFQNANQWPCRGTAVLQAKATDIARWAGRDALVEELTPTTCRLTLSAWSWTGLAATFGMFESELEFICPPELKQAAHQLAARYTTAAS; encoded by the coding sequence ATGTCCGAAACCTCGGCTCGACTCCTCTCGCTGCTGTCCCTTCTGCAGGCCCGCCGCGACTGGCCGGGCGCGCTGCTGGCCGAGAGGTTGGAAGTGAGTCCGCGCACGGTTCGCCGCGACGTCGACCGGCTGCGCGATCTCGGCTATCCGGTCCGCGCGAGCAAGGGACCGGACGGTGGCTACCGGCTCGACGCGGGCGCCGAACTACCGCCGCTGCTCTTCGACGACGACCAGGCGATCGCCGTCGCGGTGGCGCTGCAGACCGCGACCAGCACGGTGACCGGAATCGAGGAAGGCGCGCTGCGTGCCCTCGCCACGGTCCGCCAGGTGATGCCGGCCCGCCTCCGGCAACGCGTCGACGCACTCCAGGTCACCACGATCGACAAGTACGCCGACTCGCGCCGGATCAAGGTCGACTCCGACCACCTGATCGCGATCGGTACCGCGCTCCGCGCCCGCGAAGTACTGCGCTTCGACTACGCCTCACCCGGCGCATCGGAGGACGAGTGGACACCCCCGCGGAAGGTCGAGCCGCACCACCTCGTCACCTGGGGCGGCCGCTGGTACCTGGTCGGCTGGGACCTCGACCGCGCCGACTGGCGCACCTTCCGCGTCGACCGGATGCTGCCCAAGACCCCCACAGGCCCCCGCTTCACCCCGCGCGAACTACCCGCCCCCGACATCTCGACGTACATCTCGAGCCGCTTCCAGAACGCGAACCAATGGCCCTGCCGCGGCACCGCCGTCCTCCAGGCCAAAGCCACCGACATCGCCCGCTGGGCCGGCCGCGACGCCCTGGTCGAGGAACTCACCCCCACCACCTGCCGCCTGACCCTCAGCGCCTGGTCCTGGACCGGCCTCGCCGCCACCTTCGGCATGTTCGAGAGCGAGCTGGAGTTCATCTGCCCACCAGAACTCAAACAAGCCGCCCACCAACTAGCCGCCCGCTACACCACCGCGGCATCCTGA
- a CDS encoding Fic family protein produces MLFPTPELSPADERVLGDIDKMRETLRHQVQATPSKWTSGLRKFLTADAVAGSNSIEGFKVSTIDVEDLMAGERDVEVSDENREETLAYQRMMTYLQTLHDVEDFTYSKGFLNALHWMLQGHRHTARKPAGQWRKGAVYVTDVRDSSIAAYTAPPADELPALMAELVDWLNGDDSTHLLVRAAMAHLQLVAIHPWADGNGRMSRSLQTLMIAREGVLAPEFSSIEAWLGRPGNTWEYYRELNLRGAVYLPDQDVSGWIRFNLVAYHQQAQTVQSRFDRSARVWTALGDFARETRLDERVVTALHDIAMAGRVRRSRYEQSEGINRQQAQRDLRDLVTAQFLQPVGRTRARYYTAGSRFPEAVLEIARTPITLTNPYDS; encoded by the coding sequence ATGTTGTTCCCGACGCCCGAGCTGAGCCCTGCCGACGAGCGCGTCCTCGGTGACATCGACAAGATGCGGGAGACGTTGCGCCACCAGGTACAGGCCACACCGTCCAAGTGGACGTCCGGTCTGCGCAAGTTCCTCACTGCCGACGCCGTAGCGGGATCCAATTCGATCGAGGGCTTCAAGGTGTCGACGATCGACGTCGAGGACCTGATGGCAGGCGAGCGGGATGTCGAGGTCTCGGACGAGAACCGGGAAGAGACGCTGGCCTACCAGCGCATGATGACCTATCTCCAGACCCTGCACGACGTCGAGGACTTCACCTACAGCAAGGGTTTCCTGAACGCGCTGCACTGGATGCTCCAGGGGCACCGGCACACCGCCCGCAAGCCGGCGGGGCAGTGGCGCAAGGGCGCTGTCTACGTCACCGATGTCCGCGATTCCAGTATCGCCGCCTATACGGCACCCCCGGCGGACGAGCTTCCCGCGTTGATGGCCGAGTTGGTCGACTGGCTGAACGGGGACGATTCCACGCATCTGCTGGTCCGAGCCGCGATGGCCCACCTGCAACTGGTCGCCATCCACCCCTGGGCCGACGGCAACGGCCGGATGTCCCGTTCGTTGCAGACCTTGATGATTGCTCGTGAAGGGGTGCTGGCGCCTGAGTTCTCCTCCATCGAGGCCTGGCTCGGCCGCCCCGGAAACACCTGGGAGTACTACCGGGAGCTCAACCTGCGGGGAGCCGTCTATCTTCCCGACCAGGACGTCTCCGGGTGGATCCGCTTCAATCTGGTCGCTTACCACCAGCAAGCGCAGACGGTGCAGAGCCGTTTCGATCGCTCGGCCCGAGTGTGGACGGCGCTCGGCGACTTCGCTCGAGAGACGCGTCTCGACGAGCGGGTGGTCACCGCACTGCACGACATCGCCATGGCCGGGCGAGTCAGGCGCTCGAGGTACGAGCAGTCCGAGGGCATCAATCGCCAACAGGCGCAGCGTGACCTCCGGGACCTGGTCACCGCCCAGTTCCTCCAGCCGGTCGGCCGAACCCGCGCTCGCTACTACACCGCTGGTTCGCGTTTCCCTGAGGCGGTGCTGGAAATCGCCCGTACGCCGATCACCCTGACGAATCCCTACGACTCTTAG
- the pip gene encoding prolyl aminopeptidase, producing the protein MHQETEPHDQGLLDVGDGHLVHWEVSGNPAGKPAVVLHGGPGSGAGPFWRGFFDPAQYRIVLFDQRGCGRSTPDAAEPDADLSTNTTWHLVADLERLREHLGIEKWLLLGASWGASLAIVYAEQHPAAVSEIVLFSVTSSSAREIEWITRDMGRIFPAEWTRFRDVVPVDERDGNLALAYSRLLHDPDPAVRDRAARAWCEWEDTHVATYHGYRPDPRYEDPVFRLRFARLVSHYWAHAGWIEDGALLRDAHKLAGIPGVLITGRLDISSPPDTAWHLAQVWPDAELHIVEDAGHGASKTSVSDLVLAAVDRYATKSRRDSSG; encoded by the coding sequence ATGCATCAGGAGACCGAGCCTCACGATCAGGGCCTGCTCGACGTCGGCGACGGTCACCTCGTCCACTGGGAGGTCAGCGGCAATCCCGCCGGCAAGCCGGCCGTCGTCCTGCACGGCGGGCCGGGCTCAGGCGCCGGTCCGTTCTGGCGCGGCTTCTTCGACCCGGCGCAGTACCGGATCGTCTTGTTCGACCAGCGCGGCTGCGGTCGCAGTACGCCGGACGCCGCCGAGCCGGACGCCGACCTGAGCACCAACACGACCTGGCACCTGGTCGCCGACCTCGAGCGGCTGCGCGAACACCTCGGCATCGAGAAGTGGCTCCTGCTCGGCGCCTCGTGGGGCGCCTCCCTGGCCATCGTGTACGCCGAGCAGCACCCGGCCGCGGTCTCCGAGATCGTCCTGTTCAGCGTGACCAGCTCGTCGGCCCGCGAGATCGAGTGGATCACCCGCGACATGGGCCGGATCTTCCCCGCGGAGTGGACGCGCTTCCGCGACGTCGTACCGGTGGACGAGCGGGACGGAAACCTCGCCCTCGCCTACAGCCGGCTCCTGCACGACCCCGACCCGGCCGTCCGCGACCGAGCCGCCCGAGCCTGGTGCGAGTGGGAGGACACCCACGTGGCGACGTACCACGGCTACCGACCCGACCCCCGCTACGAGGACCCCGTCTTCCGGCTCCGCTTCGCCCGACTCGTCTCGCACTACTGGGCCCACGCCGGCTGGATCGAAGACGGCGCCCTCCTCCGCGACGCGCACAAGCTGGCCGGCATCCCCGGAGTACTCATCACGGGCCGCCTCGACATCAGCAGCCCACCCGACACCGCCTGGCACCTGGCCCAGGTCTGGCCGGACGCCGAGCTCCACATCGTCGAAGACGCCGGCCACGGCGCCTCCAAAACCAGCGTCTCAGACCTGGTATTGGCTGCCGTTGATCGCTACGCGACTAAGAGTCGTAGGGATTCGTCAGGGTGA
- a CDS encoding UbiA family prenyltransferase, whose product MTTVVGPKAEPARAVEIGAGPRAFGRRALDVLAVGRPAFWVVSVVPYYVGVLLATHRLVPAVEDWPRLIVGAVVMGPLLWLSVLAINDAHDLPGDLVNPRKSKSPLLHGRVSLPAAKRLSVVAGVLSVVVALFVGTTFALGVLFAVLLGFAYSVPPVRLKTRAGFDVAANSLALGTFGPLAGWAAVDPGLSGFPWVMALQGTLAAVGLYLPTTLADLEADRAAGYRTIAVRLGARATYRLGFAFWIAAAGLSVVLAGLDAVIPRSMLALEIVMVPVLIAAYRHFLKPGMTFRGVVIVASLFLLPCGTFALTYTSVL is encoded by the coding sequence GTGACCACAGTGGTGGGACCCAAGGCAGAGCCCGCGCGGGCTGTGGAGATCGGAGCCGGACCGCGCGCGTTCGGCCGACGGGCGCTGGACGTGCTCGCGGTAGGACGGCCCGCGTTCTGGGTCGTCTCGGTGGTGCCGTACTACGTCGGGGTGTTGCTGGCGACCCATCGATTGGTGCCTGCGGTCGAGGACTGGCCACGGCTGATCGTCGGCGCGGTGGTGATGGGTCCGCTGCTGTGGCTGAGCGTGCTGGCGATCAACGACGCGCATGACCTGCCCGGAGATCTGGTCAATCCGCGGAAGTCGAAGTCGCCGCTGCTCCACGGGCGGGTGTCGCTGCCGGCGGCGAAGCGGCTGTCGGTGGTGGCCGGGGTTCTGTCGGTGGTCGTTGCGTTGTTCGTGGGGACCACCTTCGCGTTGGGCGTCCTGTTCGCGGTGCTGCTGGGGTTCGCCTACAGCGTTCCGCCGGTGCGGCTGAAGACGCGGGCCGGGTTCGATGTCGCGGCGAACTCGCTGGCTCTCGGGACCTTCGGGCCGTTGGCGGGCTGGGCCGCGGTCGATCCGGGGCTGAGCGGATTTCCGTGGGTGATGGCGTTGCAGGGCACGTTGGCGGCGGTCGGGCTCTATCTGCCGACCACGCTGGCGGATCTGGAGGCGGATCGCGCCGCGGGGTACCGGACCATCGCGGTCCGGCTCGGCGCGCGGGCGACGTACCGGCTGGGGTTCGCGTTCTGGATCGCGGCGGCGGGGCTGTCCGTCGTACTGGCCGGCCTGGACGCGGTGATCCCGCGCAGCATGCTCGCGCTGGAGATCGTGATGGTGCCGGTGCTGATTGCGGCGTACCGGCACTTCCTCAAGCCCGGCATGACTTTTCGGGGCGTCGTGATCGTGGCGTCGCTGTTCCTGCTGCCGTGTGGCACATTCGCTCTGACCTACACCAGCGTGCTTTGA
- a CDS encoding Vgb family protein, translated as MLRSTEIVVANSNEGPYGVLAGAGGEVWTTLVHAGVVARVVDGEVTRFDLGATGCRPSAIVRGPDDAVWFTRNGDDRIGRIGADGTVSSVEVGDGSAPYGLCVGPDGALWFTLMNTDAIGRVSVDGEVATFPIGTEGSFPAMITADDDGVWFTLNQGNAVVRISVSGEAVVHPLPTASAGPVGICAGDDGVWFTELMAGQVGRISADGKVEEFPLPDRESKPHAVVATAGGGCWVTLWGSGSAVRLDARGVVVEQVALGEGSEPHGLALGADGDVWVALEVGVLAHLHAEE; from the coding sequence GTGTTGCGTAGTACAGAGATTGTGGTTGCCAACAGCAACGAAGGCCCGTACGGCGTGCTGGCCGGCGCGGGTGGCGAGGTGTGGACGACGCTGGTGCACGCCGGGGTGGTGGCGCGGGTCGTCGACGGCGAGGTCACCCGGTTCGACCTCGGTGCGACGGGCTGCCGGCCGAGTGCGATCGTGCGTGGGCCGGACGACGCGGTCTGGTTCACCCGGAACGGTGATGACCGGATCGGGCGGATCGGGGCGGACGGAACGGTCTCCTCGGTCGAGGTGGGCGACGGATCCGCGCCGTACGGGCTGTGTGTGGGGCCGGACGGGGCGTTGTGGTTCACGCTGATGAACACCGACGCGATCGGCCGGGTGAGTGTCGACGGTGAGGTGGCGACCTTCCCGATCGGGACCGAGGGCAGCTTTCCGGCGATGATCACCGCGGACGACGACGGCGTGTGGTTCACGCTCAACCAGGGGAACGCGGTGGTGCGGATCTCGGTCAGCGGTGAGGCGGTCGTCCATCCGTTGCCGACCGCATCGGCCGGGCCGGTCGGAATCTGCGCCGGGGACGACGGCGTGTGGTTCACCGAGTTGATGGCCGGGCAGGTCGGCCGGATCTCCGCGGACGGGAAGGTCGAGGAGTTTCCGCTGCCGGATCGTGAGTCGAAGCCCCATGCGGTGGTGGCGACGGCTGGCGGCGGTTGCTGGGTGACGTTGTGGGGATCGGGGTCGGCGGTCCGGCTGGATGCGCGAGGCGTGGTGGTCGAGCAGGTCGCGCTGGGCGAAGGTTCGGAGCCGCATGGCCTGGCGCTGGGAGCTGACGGCGACGTGTGGGTGGCGTTGGAGGTCGGTGTCCTTGCGCACCTCCACGCTGAGGAGTGA